From the genome of Flavobacterium sediminis:
GAATTAATTATATGCGAATCCTTTTAGTTGGTGAATACAGCCGATTGCACAATTCTTTAAAGGAAGGGCTACAAACTTTAGGTCATGAGGTTACCATTGTAGGTTGCGGCGATAAATTCAAACAATTTCCGGTAGATCATTCTGTCTACGCTTCTTTTACGCATACTAAACCGATCATTTATGTTCATAAACTACTGCGAAAACTACAGCTCATCAATTTAGAAAAACTTGAAAAGGCAATTCGTTTTTATTTCTTACTTCCTCAATTTTCAGATTACAACCATGTTCAGCTAATTAATTCAGATGCTTTAGAAACCTATCCGGTACTCAGTCGATGGCTTTATAAAAAGCTGTTTCAAAGGATAAAGAACAGAAGTTTATTAATTTGCGGCGATGAAACTCCTGTTATAGACTATCTTTTCAAACAAGAACTTAACTATTCTATTTTAACCCCTTACTTTGAAAATCCGGGTCTCAAAAAACTATTTCAGTTTCCGTTAAAATACAGAAAAACATCTTACCGAAAAACATTTCAATGGCTAAAAAACAATTGTCAATCGCTCATTACATCTGATCTGGATTATGAGATTCCAATGCAAAAAACGGGCTTTAAAACCCATTTTATTCCGAATCCTGTTAATGTTGACAAAATCAAATTTGAACCTTTACATTTTGAAGATAAAATTATCATCTTTTTAGGCATTAACCACTTGAG
Proteins encoded in this window:
- a CDS encoding glycosyltransferase family protein; translation: MRILLVGEYSRLHNSLKEGLQTLGHEVTIVGCGDKFKQFPVDHSVYASFTHTKPIIYVHKLLRKLQLINLEKLEKAIRFYFLLPQFSDYNHVQLINSDALETYPVLSRWLYKKLFQRIKNRSLLICGDETPVIDYLFKQELNYSILTPYFENPGLKKLFQFPLKYRKTSYRKTFQWLKNNCQSLITSDLDYEIPMQKTGFKTHFIPNPVNVDKIKFEPLHFEDKIIIFLGINHLSYQKKGIPFFEQALERIQKKYPNCVEAIVTENIPYAEYIQLYNKAHILLDQVYAYDQGYNALEAMAKGKVVFTGAETEFSEYYHLQDDRVCINAVPDVEKLCQKLSFLIENPAEIIDISTNARKFIETEHHYRIIAKKYLSVWAI